The DNA window GTCAAATAACATgatcttaatttattatattttgaaatatattaatgttCCAACAATTTTCACctactttataaactttcaaataaaacattcaTACAAATCCCGATTTACAATTGATCTCGACGAAGATCAAAGCGCATAAATGGGATCAACATCCGAATTAGAATACTCCGAATGATGCCATGAATTCGACCCGCTCCGTTGCTTCTCCCTTTTTCTAATGGACCGACTCTTTTTcgatttcaccacataataagTCATCGTGCCCAAAACTCCCGCCATAATAAACCCCCCAACTCCCGTAACCAAAGCCGCAGCCCATTCATGCTGCCGCCCCACCACAATATACGACGAAGCCATAAACGCGACCGAAGTACAAACCGAAGCCAGCCACATAAGCTTATTAATAACAACCACCACCCTTCTCTCCGCCTTAGTCTCCCCCCTCACGAGCGTAATTTGTACCACCACAACCGCCAACGAAGTGAACAATGCCACCGCGttaaatatgaagaatatcttAAACGAGGCCGTGTTCGCCACGACAGCAGCTCCGTTGTCGTAATCCCCTCCGGGAACTGTGAATATGGCGGCGAAGGCCACGGTGGCGAAGAGGACGGCGACGACGGTTACGGAGTTGGTGGCATTGTTGATTCCTTCGCGGTGGAGCTTTCGGAGTTCTTTCGCGATTCCGTGGACGTTCTTGTTTGTGCGTTTCGTTTGTTCGAGCTGGGTGTGAACGTCTTTCTTTATTTGGGAGACTGTGTTTCTTAACTCGTCTCTTGGTTGGTTTAACTCGTTGGCTCTCACCGCTCCGTATCGGTAAAGGCTATCCTTGATTTCAGATGATTCTTCCGACAGGGGAAGTTGTTCCGCGATGTCTAGTGCTGTTTTGTGATCTCGTGTTAGAGCGTTCACGTTTATGTCGGGTAGGCGTAGCAACTCACTCACTATCtgcaagaagaagaacaaaTTCAAACCATTTCCATAAAAATGTACAAATTTATTTGCATGGAGATCCTATTCTTAATCGGGTTCAAAAATGGGATTAGTACAAAAGACTGAAAATGCTAATTACAAATTATTGAATGATGAGTAGATAATTGATTGAATAGtgaattatttcaaattaatctcaaataacttaCAAACCAAGCTTACTAATtcttaataacattttaattattattaaggCTCGATTGATGTTggatatttgaaattatttacaAACAATTCACTATCTAATCTACCATTGTATattaaaatcattaactaaaGTATCTTCTAATGTTTTTTgttcaaataactcaaaataacgaggttgttattcaaataaccgcAGATCAAACAAGTCCTGACAGTCAAACAAACCGCATTTTTTCACCAAACAAGATTCAGTTTATTTGCAAATAACCCCAAAGATCAAATTGTTTTATGTTTTTGCACTAACTCCTAAAACAAACACAAACTAGAGATTTACAAATTCATTATAAGTTTGTTTAAGTAAGTAATAGCCTATTATATGTACCTGTGTTCTCTTCTTCCTTGTGGCGACATGTAGAGCAGTATTCCCAAACTTATCTGGCAGCATCACAATTGCAGCATCAGCATCGAGAAGCAACTTCACGACCTCACAATTAACCCCCTTTACAGCCATATGCAAAGCAGTTTGTCCCTTCTTGTCTGTTCGTCTTGCTAGCTGTGGATCTTTCTCCAGTAATGCCCTCACAATATCAGCATGCCCCTGTCTAGCAGATAAATGTACTGCGTTTTTCCCATTTGATCTCGATATTTCATGCAAACTGCCATCCCTAGATAGCAGCTCAATAACTACAGCAGTGTGCCCTTTTGTGGCCGCAGTGATAAGGGGGGTAGCGTTTGATTGCCCAATAGTTTTACTTAGTCCAGGATCATAGTCCAGTAGTACTTGGACGATGGCTGCATAGTTTACATCAAAATTAGGTTTATTCATTCAAACCGATCAACAGAAACCTTGACATGATACAACATATTTGAAGATTAAGCCTTTGTTTGATGtagagattattttcaaataacccactatctAATCAATAACCAACTCATCAATCAATcatatcattcaaatcatcataaccctaatgtctttttactcatataatctgattttttataacctacatcaaatgaaaataaccacttgattattcaaataaccccataTCAAACAAGGCATAAGATAGCTTTAATAGATAGAACTTTCAATGAAATAACCCCATTGTCATGATCCTCACTTTATTCGGAAGACTCTTTCCACTTGAGCTACTCTGTTGGGTTTGATTCTAGAATTTTCTTGGAAGATATTTGGACAAGAAACAAGATTTGTAGGACTTTTcgaaataatttcaaattagcCAAGATAAATGCAAAAATCTGATGTGTCAAGGAACCATAAGAAATTTAGACAAAAATGTAATTTTGACATCCATATAGCTACAAGTCAATGCATAGGTCAAATGGAAATGTGTGTGAAGACATATTAGTCTCTGAAAGTAGTATATACAACCATGACTGGAACCATTGAACTTTCCTCATGCTTTTATTGATTTACTTAGTTCAATGTGTGTTCTTAGTCagcaaacaaaataaaaggaaCATATCAATGTATATGCAAAGGAATACTTGCTATAAACTTAAAGAGGTTTAGATAACTACCATGATGGCCCTGACTAGCAGCAATATGTAAAGGATCGAATCCAGATCGATTCTTCTTCGATACACTATCCTTATTAGCATACTTCAACAACTCCTTAACAACATCAATATGACCTTTATCCGCAGCTGTAAAAAGAGCAGTTTCCCCCAATTCATTCACTTCATTAACAACAGATGCCCTAATTTCTGAAACCTCTGCATGAAATTCCTCCTCACTAAGAGTTCCCATCATCTGAGAGTTAATATCATCAAGTATTTGCTTCACAGCAGCTAGATCTCCTCGTCCAGCTGCCAAATGAAGGTCCGTATCATTGTGTCGACCTGTCACCTGTTTTACATACTTCTTCCCAGCTTGATCGATCCGTTTGCCTGAATTCGATAAAACAAGTGCAGGAGCTGTTGCCTGTGTAGGCGAAGGCTCCGATGGTGAGTTTAAACTCCTTGGCGAATTCATTGATCCTTTTTCCAAATCCCTCACAGCTGAAGTTGAAGGAATAATTAACAAGCAGTATGTTGAATTCAAGAATAATAAAGAGGTTTGACCAAAGAATTAGAGTGAATGGAACTGTATAAAGGTAATTCGTAATGAAAACATGGGTAATTAGAAGAAACTGGAGATGTATTATGTATAGAGAGATTACCTTCAGTGATTGATGAAAACATGGTTGAAGGTGGAGTAAATGAGATCCTCCGGTCTCCAGTCTCGAGAGTATCTGAGGAGGCACAGAAAGAGAGAAAGATGCAGAGGAAGAAGTCTTACTATTGAAGACTGTTGACGATGAGAAGAGAGAGATGAACGCAGAAAGTGGACAATAGGGAAATGATAGTGGGGGAGGAGAAGACGAAAGAAAGCTCTGTATTTGGCGCAAAAGATAGAATACATGTGCTATTTAGCAgcctaatattattattattataggattctttcattcattattgtttgaagatatatattatatattttctatggTCTTTCTTTTCCTTTACACTCAACTCTACCATTCATCCAAAAGATTTTCTTTCAATTTAGTCTCTacacttttaaaagatgattattCTATTATCATGTGAAAATCTCAATAGTTATGTTACAAATATAATGCCAAATATAGGTTCTGATCTATATTAAGTATGGGTGTtaatcggttcggtttttgagTTATTCGAGTTTTTGGTTCGAgttctttgaatttttattttttttaagaaaatttgaaaactgaaccgatttgaataaattcgaattcggtttgtTCGAATTCggtaaattcgaattcggttcgaattcggtcgAATATTCGGTTTAGATCAAATATTGAACATCACCTACtcataagataaaaaaattcttaaaatgaggtaacaaaataataatttgttaaaaagatcttatctacttaaattatataaaaaaatataaatcatgcaaaCTAAGCTTAATGACTCAACGTCAATATATATTCGACAATTGAACGACGAAAGTAAAACAGTGTCGACGACGATAATATATGGCGGTTGAGAAGTGTGGACGGCTAGAGAAAGGGGAAAATGAATTAGAGATTATGGATATAATGTAAAGATCTAGTAGGAGGtccatgataatttaatatataatatttaaataatatataataaaaaatgaatttggtttttggtttgggttcgagttgaaacctaaatttaaaaaccaaaccgaaaaccgtatttgaattcgaatcggtttagaattcgattcgaaaactgaaaatataattcgaattcggtgaattcaaattcggtcggatattcggtttagaccaaatattgaacacccctaataTTAAGAGTCGTGATAAGGATAacgaagttggaaagaaaaacaagAGCATGATTCTGACGTGACCTACCACCTGTGTAGgggagagaaataaaaaaaaatcttccaaACATTGCCATTTTCccgaaaaataaataaataatttttttctctactACACATGGGCATGTTCGGGACAAAAATCTCCTAAACAtggtcattttccaaaaaaataatttaattaattttttttctctcctgtACATGACCATGTTTGGGACAAAAATATCGCAAATATGACTATGTTCTGGACAAAAATTTCACGAATAtggtcatttttaaaaaaaaaatgtaattaatatatatttttttctctcttctgcACTTGTGGTATGACAGACTACGTAGATTCGTGGTCTTATTTTCGTTGTctaaattatttctctttaattaattagtaccATTGAGGGGATGATCTTAAAAAATCGCCTAATTCCTCTCACCTAGACAAGGGCCTTGAGAAAGTCTAGTTAATCATTAAGATATGAGAATCTCATGTCCTCATAACAACTTATTAGAagttaaaactataaaaataatttttttataaattattaatagaaaattattattaatatacaattttttttataaagaattaattctcaaaaaagagttatatatgattaattaattaataataatataagataacgtctataaaatcaaaattaaataattgataatctagatattaaatttaataaataatttacgAAAATAAAACTCTCCCTAGAAATGATCCTACGATTACGtggtttgttgataattttttCAAAGACAAACTCATTTGAGTTCTTGAACGATGATTATTGTAGTAGAACAAGCCGAATAAAGCAATGAAACGGTGTCGGAAGAATCTCCACCAAAGATTCTGAGCGGCAATTAAAATTAACCTTAGTCGATGGTTGGTAAGCAACGCCGAAAAAGgttctttcaaataaaaatggaCAATCTACCTATAATGCCGAAAAAGTGAGAAATTCATACAAATCATGGGAGAATTCCTATAAAAGGTCATCcatatgaaatatcaaatcaagtaactttttattgaaaaaatgaaaaataactctAGATTcgattatttcttcttctttactaCTAAGAAGGGGACGAACATAGACTCGAGAAAGGATCACCAACACAATCACGCTTTACACGATAGCTCCTGTAATGTGAATGACGTTTTACACGATTAATGAAATACATTACCTCACATCATTATCGTTGACATCGTTGTTTGTTTcctgaatattaaaaaaaatataactttgtTAGTTCTTCAAACAAAGCATAATATTTCAAACGAAAAAATAGAACCTTATTAGTTCTCAAAAACATCAAGCGAACCATTTTTAGAGCAACGAAGTTTGTTTCAGGTAAAGATTCATGAAGTTTCGGCAATCTACTAAGATTATTTTCGGCAAAGAAATTGTGAATGGTCTAGAGAGAAATCAGGAATTATAGTAAAGTGGTGAAATTGGAAGAGATGAGAACTGATGATGTGAAGCAATTATAACAGATGAAGTGACCGAACGAGAAATGTTAATTTGGGATACTAATGGAACGGAGAATGACGGAACGAGGAAAGTAACGGGTCAATCATgggtttttgatattttttatatccaactcagttttaataataaaatattcagaAACATTTTGATTGGTTGACAACGTAAGAACATGAAGTTTGGGATCTGAAAATCCATAGTACATGTTTGGATAGTTTGTGACATATGCTTTAAGCAATATTCAAAAGATCAGTTAAGCATTGGATGGGAAATTTAATCAAATGATCCTGATAATGAGTTACATTAGAAAAATGACTCACGCTTGATAATGTTTGCTAAAATGACCTTTTGGGCATGTGAAATATCCATAGTGccttaatgtttttttttaggaatttgGACTGTGAAACCCTCCCAAATCCTTCTTTTCATCTTCTCCCTTTACCTAAACCCTAAACATCAGCCGCCAACAGCCCCCGACTCTCCAACTTCTCAATCTCCCATTCTTTCCgttcattttctctctccctAAACCCTAGTCCCTCTTTCCCAACCCCACGGTCTCTAACAATTCTCGTTCAACATCAGCAGAAAGATTATGGAAAGGAAAGTCAGTTACATTCTCCTCTAATCTCTCTTTTGCATTCTCCATGAATCTCTCTTTCACATTCTCTCTTCCTGTGATGCGAACTATAAAGTTTGTTGCGTAACAcgaaatatgtataaatttaacGCAGGTAGAGTCGATTGATCAGTCAGTCACATTTTGCCTGTTTctaggggtgttcaaccggccggttaaccggttaaCTAGTTAAACGGTTCCAGTTAATACCGGTTTtggcttttattttacaaatcggTTAACCGGCCGTTAatggtatcggttttaccggttctagttctaccggttttggtcggttctggccggttaaccgggtttaaccaagaaccgataattcaatttttttaaattaagtaattaatttataaaatatttttttttaaaattattgttttcacTTTCCTATTATACTATTCTTCATCCTTTTttgtctctattataatatactatattattgttataaatatattatattttaataatatcttttattgatatatttaggaatatgttataatatataattttaatataacaatataatatattttatagctattCTGTTaggtttttatatgttttttgagaaaattcaaattcattatgtcGATTAGTCTTTGACCAACCAAGTAGAATATGATTGAATTCCCTTCTCAACCGATAGAATGAGAAGTGAAAtcggtaaattataatttataactttgattttaggtGTTTCCGTGTTTGAGAGAAAGTTAAATAAAGTGAAGGTTGAACTTTGAAGACATCAAGTTTTAATTTgcttaactattttgattttgttaatttataattccacgttatcgttataaaaataattttacatattttaatgacattattttaatttatttttgtaaaattttatatagattataatgttttttaaaaattattatataaaaattatttataaaataactaatacaaattataaaatataaaaatatataattaaattagtatcggtttaccggttaaaccgttagaaaaataaagaaaccgaaaaccgaaccgtttaactAGTAAAAAACCGATTAATCGGAATCGCtagaaccggttaaccaataaaccgttaaaatgaaaccggttaactatcggttcGGTTGGGTTACCGGTTTTCTGATGTTTTTGCACAACCCTACCTGTTTCTTCATCCATGTAGCTTGACTTGGATCAGGAAAGGAAAGACAAGACTCTGGAGGAGATGACTCGAGAAGCATGTGAATATTAATAAGTGTTTTCACTCATCCTCCTACTCAAGACAAAGGAAAAGTAAtccccctcttctagcctaatgacaacaagaggtggatatcccctaggcctccatgaggtcctgggttcgagcccgtcaggcggcaagttctgcgcttGATTAATTGATTAAGTATGTTTGTGgactatgtacttaacccgcagggattagtcgcactccataggagcagcggaacccagcgttctaaaaaaacacgaatatgtataaatttaatGCAGGTAGAGTCGATTGATCAGTCAGTCACATTTTGCATGTTTCTTCATCCATGTAGCTTGACTTGGATCGGGAAAGGAAAGACAAGACTCTAGAGGAGATGACTCGAGAAGCATGTGAATATTAATAAGTGTTTTCACTCATCCTCCTACTCAAGACAAAGGAAAAgtaatcccctcttctagcctagtggcaacaagaggtggatatcccccaggcctccatgaggtcttgggttcgagcccgtcaggcggcaagttctgcgcctggttaattgattaagtatgtttgcgggcatCGTTCTTAAAAAACACGAAATGTGTATAAATTTAACGCAGGTAGAGTCGATTGATCAGTCAGTCACATTTTGCCTATTTCTTCATCCATGTAGCTTGACTTGGATCGGGAAAGGAAAGACAAGACTCTGGAGGAGATGACTCGAGAAGCATGTGAATATTAATAAGTGTTTTCACTCATCCTCCTACTCAAGACAAAGGAAAAGTATTAATAATGTATTTGGTTGGTGATAGTGGTGTTGATAGCAATGGAAGAAGATCCACGTGTGGTGATAAGTTTAAACCCAAGGAAATTCATTTCTCATATGTCGTAGCTTCTTTCAAGAAACCATATAATCTTATTTGGAGTTTTAGTTTTTCTCCAATCATGTTTTATGGGCTAGTGGAAATTTCTTATGCATGACCCTTTAGGTGCTTGGTTATGTTGGTTGCTTAAGGTTAATCAATTTTTCTCCCAATCTTTTGTCATTTCAGATTTCATAACTCCTTTAGATCAACTATCTAAAGACTATAAATAGTTGGTTTgttcacttaaaaaaaaatcttgacaaacattataaaaaatcgtgaggaacattataaaaatcgtgaaggacattataaaatttgtaaggaacattataaaaattgcgagaaacattaaaaaattgtgAGGAACATTACAGGAGAAATACTTACCATGAATAatagaaatttatatttaaaataattagtaaataataatactaagatattaaaattagtcatataattatttatataaaatgataatatattaaactaaaatttttatttattattatgtatattttctTGGACTGagttattataaaattgttttgagATATCTatgcattttaaaattttggatgaattttcatataatttattttaaattactaataaaattgttttggaTCATAAAAAAGTGTAggataaaattgtaattttaaatataaatttctatTATTCATGGTAAGTAT is part of the Impatiens glandulifera chromosome 1, dImpGla2.1, whole genome shotgun sequence genome and encodes:
- the LOC124919894 gene encoding ankyrin repeat-containing protein ITN1-like, yielding MFSSITEAVRDLEKGSMNSPRSLNSPSEPSPTQATAPALVLSNSGKRIDQAGKKYVKQVTGRHNDTDLHLAAGRGDLAAVKQILDDINSQMMGTLSEEEFHAEVSEIRASVVNEVNELGETALFTAADKGHIDVVKELLKYANKDSVSKKNRSGFDPLHIAASQGHHAIVQVLLDYDPGLSKTIGQSNATPLITAATKGHTAVVIELLSRDGSLHEISRSNGKNAVHLSARQGHADIVRALLEKDPQLARRTDKKGQTALHMAVKGVNCEVVKLLLDADAAIVMLPDKFGNTALHVATRKKRTQIVSELLRLPDINVNALTRDHKTALDIAEQLPLSEESSEIKDSLYRYGAVRANELNQPRDELRNTVSQIKKDVHTQLEQTKRTNKNVHGIAKELRKLHREGINNATNSVTVVAVLFATVAFAAIFTVPGGDYDNGAAVVANTASFKIFFIFNAVALFTSLAVVVVQITLVRGETKAERRVVVVINKLMWLASVCTSVAFMASSYIVVGRQHEWAAALVTGVGGFIMAGVLGTMTYYVVKSKKSRSIRKREKQRSGSNSWHHSEYSNSDVDPIYAL